The Rosa rugosa chromosome 1, drRosRugo1.1, whole genome shotgun sequence genomic sequence AGATGTCAGGAACCCAAATGTAGAAGACTCTTTATATTGTAGCAAACGGCTCTTTGAAAGCCATCAATGAATGAAATGCATTTCCTTTAATTTATCTTTCTGTTTGAATTAGCTCAAGTACCTAATAAAATGCCCTCTTTGTGAAGCCAAGGAACTAAAACCCTAACTCTCACTCCACTACCCCAATTCGCCAATTCTGAAACCTAATCTCTACAATTCGAATTCGTCGGTGAAAACCCTTTTTCGTCGTGCTTCGAATTCAGGCGTCGGCATTGCTTTGGGTAAGTTGAAGTGGCATAAAGCTCGGATCTTTGCTGACAATGTCAGCGAGGAAAGTAGGTGAAGCTCAACCTCAGCCTGAGGACGGTGGCTCTGCGCAAGTTTCACAGTCCGTTCGAGCTTCCAAGTCTAGTGATGATAGTGACAAGAAGGTAGTGAAGCTTTTGCTGTTTGTTCTTAACAATTGCTTAGTATCTCTGTGGATTTTGTGAGCACTTGGTTTGCGAATCTGAAAATTATggaaaatttatcaattttatgCACCAAGTTTGATTCTTTTGCTGTTTGTTTACTTTTTAGTACGTTGAATTTGATGAATCATGAGGtaattttgattgatttgtGCATCCACTAGGTTTGATACACTTGATTGGTTGAATTAGGGCCTAGGTTTCATATACCTATTGCCTCACTACCCTAGTTTCCGTACAGCTTTCAGTATGTCATGCTTCGTTGCTCTGCTCTTTGTTATATGACAGTGCTAGAAGACCCTGAGACTTTGTTTGTTTTAGTTGTAATGTGGAGGTCTTGTTTATTCAACTCATCAAAGTGCGTCCTTTATCTTTCCAATGTATAAAAAAGTTTATGATGCTTTTTCACTTGGGTTGTCATAGAGCACAGACAGGAAACTTAAGGATGTTGATATTTGTGTGCCGATAGTATATGGGACGATCGCGTTCTATCTCGGTAGAAAGGCCAGTGAGTAAGTATTTTCCATTGAGTGGGTCGTGTGGTGAACCTTTCATATCTTTGGATATTTTCGAATAATGTCTTCTGTCGATTAGGTCTCAGTCCCATAAGTGGACAGTTTATGTTCGTGGAGCTACGAACGAGGACCTTGGGGTGGTGGTGAAGCGTGTTGTCTTTCAATTGCATCCTAGTTTCAACAACCCTATGAGAGTGATTGAATCGCCCCCATTTGAGTTAACAGAATGTGGTTGGGGTGAATTTGAAATTGCCATCAGCCTGTTCTTCCACAATGATATCTGTGAGAAACAGTTGGACTTGTGAGTTTGTGTATTCTGAAATCCATTTTATTTGCTTGACAAGACCCAGAAGGAAGAGCGCTAATCCTGGAGCTTATATCATTTGTAGGTATCACCATTTGAAGCTATATACTGAAGATGAATCAGGCCCCCAGTCGACCAAGAAACCTGTTGTTATGGAATCTTACAATGAAATTGTTTTTCCAGACCCTTCCGAGGCATTTTTTGCTCGTGTGCAAAACCATCCAGCTGTCATAGTTCCCCGTTTGCCTGCCGGGTTTAACTTGCCTAATCCTGGTAAATTTCTTGTTTCAATGGTCTTGGAACCTGAGTTTacattgattttgattttgatcttCCTATGTCGATTTGTTTGCGCAGTTATTAATGATAACATGAATGAAAACAAATGCGGAGACACGAAGGATCATCCTCTTAGTCAGTGGTTCTTGAACTTTTCAGAGGCAGATGAACTCCTAAAACTTGCAGCAGCTCGCCAAGAGGTATAATTGCTATTAGTTTGGACCTGACATATTGTCAACTTATTATCCCTCGCCTACATATTTTTTGGGAGGTCTTTGATGAGGAGGAGGGAAGAGTAAAACTGCACAGACCTCTTTcccacatttttattttttatttttttatctttagaGGGAAtactctttgttttctttaataaatCATGCTAATTGTGCCCATGTTTGGAGTCCTGCTATCTAGGACTCTAGGAGTACTTAATAGAGACTGCAGTCTATCATTATCTTCAATTATTGGGCTCAGCTGAATGATCTACTTCTCTTCCTCAATATTATAGGTTTCCTGGGTAGTTCTCTGAATTGTGGTACTGGGTAATTGCTGGATCGCTTATGTATGCTAACCTGTTTTGAATATTAGTGATTGTGGCTTATCTTGTGTCTCTCTATTTTGTCTATGGGCTTGGGTTTCACTTGTATCTACGCCTTGTTGCATGTACTGTTGTCTATATCAGATTGTATGAGTTGATCTGTTCTTTGTTTTATGCGTGCTTGAATGGTCTGACTGCGGAATTGGGAGCTTTTGGATAATTTTGTTTTGACATTGTCCTGAACTTGATAGGTTCAAGCCCACATTGTTAACATGAGAAGAAAACTGAACTTGATGGAAGGGGTGCCCCAGCTGTCCAAACCACCCTCTGGATTTGAATATGCATGATATGATCATGGTAATATTGTCAAAGATTCGCCATCAGTGTAAATTATGGAAGATCGAGTGATCTTTGATGTAAACATGTGTATTATCACAGTTATGGGGGAACTCTCCATTTTGTTTTAATCTATGTATGTGGTTTACAGCTAATTGAACTGTAGTATAGGAACAACAATTGATTGTTCTGGGACCTGTTATCAAACAAGAGTTAGAAGgttgtgtaattttctatattaGTTTGATCTTCTTCcctctttatttatttaatttttacttTGGGTCAATAGTCATCAACAATGTGGCAGCAATATGCTCAAGGTCAACGGAGTTAGGCCAATCAGATTGGACCATCCAGTTCATAGTGTAGAAGATCTCCCAAGGCTTCAGATTGATTGCGATTATGTAATTATTGTGATGCTTATTGTTAATCTGACATccaatgatatatgaataatcaTTCTAGAGATTTCAGAAAGCTTGATTTTCTCCAATACATGTGCTGGTGTAGGGTAATGAATTGGATTGATTCAGTGGTCAAGGTCTATCTAAATACAAACGTACACGCTACACACATATGAGCTTATTCTGACTCTTGTAATGTTCTGAATTTCCTAATTTCCTCCGAAGCACCAGGTTTTTCCTATTTTTCTTCAAAGCACCAGGGTTTTTTAGATGAGTCGACCAATAAATTGAAATGCCATACCTGTTGTGATTGCTGTGAAGCCGCCATTTCTATTTTGTCTCTATGAGGTTTCTTGAAGACGAGTAACATGGCCTTCAACCCTTTTACATGTTGATAAATCGGTTGGTTCAGCATCTTCTGTAAGAGAGTTGCCTTCTGTTGATTTGTCAATCATGGTCCTGCCTCAGTTACGACGAGGATGGTATGCTCTCCCACATTAATACTAACCTTGACATTCTATCCATATGTATATCCACAACATGGGTAGCCGCATATCTAGACTGTTTTCAAGCTCTTATGAAATCTGTGGGTTTGTTTCTAGGGTATTGTAGAGCTGTTTTCGACGAGTTTTTCTCATGTTAAGTTGAGATATGATGCCTTGATGTGAAATTTGGGTGACTTCATGCATTTAGAAGTAAAATTCAGGGTGATGATTGTAATGTGTGAATGAAGTCAAAAATGGAAGCATGAAGACAGATGGATACGATGAATCTTGAAGCTCTGGTGATGGCTTTGTGAGCCTTAGAACATGGGGAGGAAATAAG encodes the following:
- the LOC133716845 gene encoding transcription initiation factor TFIID subunit 14b — encoded protein: MSARKVGEAQPQPEDGGSAQVSQSVRASKSSDDSDKKSTDRKLKDVDICVPIVYGTIAFYLGRKASESQSHKWTVYVRGATNEDLGVVVKRVVFQLHPSFNNPMRVIESPPFELTECGWGEFEIAISLFFHNDICEKQLDLYHHLKLYTEDESGPQSTKKPVVMESYNEIVFPDPSEAFFARVQNHPAVIVPRLPAGFNLPNPVINDNMNENKCGDTKDHPLSQWFLNFSEADELLKLAAARQEVQAHIVNMRRKLNLMEGVPQLSKPPSGFEYA